Part of the Deltaproteobacteria bacterium genome is shown below.
GCGTGCTCGGCATGCAAGTTTTTATCACGCTCGATGGTAGCTGAGCCTGGTATTAAATGGAATTACAGCACCGCTGATTCGCAAATTCTTGCGGAGATCATTCGTCGTGCTACTGGTGTAACACCATTTGACTATGCAAACGAGAAAATTTTTAAGCCATTAAATATAACTGATATCACTTGGGATACTGATGCAAGCGGCACCCATTGGGGTGGCATCGGTCTCTATTTACGCCCTCGTGATCTTGCTCGTTTTGGTTTAATGCTTATCAATGAAGGCAAATTTGCTAATCAGCAAATAATCCCATCAGCGTGGATTAAAAATGCAACCACGCCTCAGGTTACTGCTACCTCAGGTTGGGATGTTGGGGTGCAATACGGCTATCATTGTTGGGTACCACCATTTGGCGGCTTTGCTACTCAGGGTTATATGGGGCAAAATATGTATGTTTTAAAAGAGCGCAATCTTATCGTGGTATTTACCGCTGAGCTTAGTCCACCCAAAACTGCTAATACTATTCTTGCAAAATTTGTCCAAAAGCTGCTTAACTAGTTGTATTTACACATAAAAAAAAGATCGATAAAAATCTCTTGTCGTCAGACGAACATATGCGTATATAGCCCAACTCTTGGTTAGCCGTAAGTTTACTCATGGCAAACCGGCTCTTTAAAAAAAATGGGGCTGTAGCTCAGTTGGGAGAGCGCTTGAATGGCATTCAAGAGGTCGACGGTTCGATCCCGTTCAGCTCCACCATTTTTTATATCTCTTAATTAATCAATAGTTGTATCTTTAGAACATTTCGGTATTTTATTACCTTAGGTGGACTCTTACAAAACTTCTTGATCGCCTTAGTAAGCTTAATAGTTCATCGTCTTTTCGTACAAATTGGCTTGTTTTTACTGGTGCACCTGCAACAGGAAAATCAACGTTAGCTAAAAAAATTGATAAGGCCTCCGCTACACACCCAAAAGCAATAGCCATTTTCGATCGTTCACTTGTTGATGTTTTAGCTTTTGCTTTAATCGATGGTGTAGATTTAGAAAAATTTATCGTACCTTGCACAAAATATCACTTTAGTTTGGCCGAGGGCCAACAAAAAGGCGAAGTTATGGGAGAGGCGCGCGCAATACTTAATGTACTAGCTCATCGCAATATTTCAGTTAATGAAGATGAAGCCGCACGCATTCTAAGCTGCCATGATGATGGAATATTAAAGCAATATTGGCAGCGGGTATTTACGGTTAATTCGGTGGTGGAGTTGTTGGGGGAGTGAGACCTCTGCCAACTAATTATAACACTTACCTCTTGAAGAATACGTTATCATCTGCCAATAATGAACTGTATGAAGTTTAAAAGATCTACTATTATTTGGGGAGCATCTTCTATTAATGTTGCTTTAAAATTAAATAATGATGGGAATATTTATGTTTGAACTCGATTATATAACAATCAAAGGTTTTTAAAAGCATAGCTTCAATAGAAAAGCTTAAGCTTGAACCAATAAATATTGTGAAAACAAAACACCGTAATATTCCATGATTTATTTTGCTTTTTAAATAGTGAATTTTTTTTGCTAACCAGTAAATTTTTTTTTGCTAATTTTAATTTTCATTTTAATAAAGTTCTCCAATTCCTATTAAATTAATTTCGTCTGATTTGAGCCATCAAAACTATCATACCTAGTCATCACTAACTTACTGTATTATTGAATGTTTTTATATTTCTATGATAAATTTTTATATATTTCACAAGATTTATTTGATTTATTTCTATTATTTGGTAATTTTCTTATTTTCTCATTAACGGAGATTTTCATGAAAATTGCAGCTATCTTATTCGTAGGTGTAGCTTGTAGTCTTCTCTATATCCCCAAAGCATTGTCATCTGCACCTGCTCTTATCTGCACTTCGGATAGCACCGGCCAATGCGCCGGACGCCAATATTGCTGCTACGAAGGTATGAGCGATTCTGATGGAGATAAATACTGCAAGAATCTTGGTTGCCGACGTGGTGGCACAGCTTCATGCCCCACTGCCGCAAATGTTAAAAGCTGTGGTACACGAGATAAATCATCAGTAGAACCAAATCAAATAACCATCGACACTCTTACAAATACTCTCGTGCCATTATGTATCGAGCCAATCTATTCAATTCACTAATAACTATCACTTTAACAAACTAAAAGTGTTGGTAGAGCAAACTAACTAGGTTTATTTAACAGAATCACAACACTACTAGTTAAATAAATTGCAATACCAACACTTGCCCAAATAATAAGCCATAACGCCAGCAAAGGATCGGTATCCGTTGCTGCTGGATACACTAAATTATGCAATATAATGCTAATCAATAAACAAACAAAGTAGATCACAAACAGCAAATTACCTACCATAGCAACAATACGCCAAAGGCGATGATTCCTTAAAGCTAATATTGTCATTAATGGCCATACATTTAGCACTACTGATTTAATTACAATTAATATAATATCTTTAGGCCTATTGATTAACCGTAAAGCTCCAGATGAGGGATCACGATCAAAAAGAAGTGATAATAGCAAGAAAGTTGTTAATAACAACGTAGCTAGTATTGGCAACAAAATATTTAGAAACTTTGGTAATTTCATTAAACTCACATATTATTCTTGAATATGATTTTGAACAAAATCACGAATTGCTGTAATGGATGCTTCATCAAGATCAGTAAAAGTAACACCAATTTCACTACTGTTATTATAATCAGGTGTACTCCAAGCAACCAAGGCTTGGCATATTATTTCTATTTGATCTTTTAATCTAAACGCTATTGTAATTTTTGTGTCCTTTTCAAGGGTTCCCACAATTACGAGTCTTGCACCACCACAACTAATATCACGTAACCGTGCTTTTTTGGCTTGTCCTTTATAGACAATGTTGACGGGAGCATCATATGAAACACGAATGCTCTTCCTCATTGGGATATCATGACAACAATCAATATGGCAAATTAGATAATCGATATTTTGAGAAGAATCGATAATATTTTCACATAGACCTCGAGTTAATGCTTCATGCAAATCTTGTCGATTGGTAATTAGTATCCGTTGTGCTCCAGGACGAAGCACACTACCAAGACGTTCTAATGCAGCAAATGGTTCGTGTATTGCGAGGGCGGGCTCGCCAACAATACACGTACGTACGTCTCGTATAGTCAAAATATCCATAGCATCGATTAATGACTCGCAACTAATAAACTCGAATTCTTTGCGCCCCACAAAAGTAGGATGATTAATAAACGGCTCGACTTTTAGTCCACATAATACTATCCAGTTAATGTTACTTTCTTTTGACCCTCGTTGTTGCATTTGGCGAAGCTGTGTAATCAATGTATCTAAAGCAAAGCGGTCTTTTTTAGACAAATCGATAAATTCAACCCCAAATCCACTATGGGAGCCATTTGGACCATTACAGTGATGCACAACTCGTGCGTTTAGATGTAAAGAATTTTCTAATAAAGGGATCTCCATGGCTACTGATATTATGGTATTAAGCGATGGCGGGTTTTCACTATAAATAAATGCACCACCTCTTGAAATATTACCAGTGTGTTCTTGCACGAATTGGCCCAAATTCTGATAGCGAACACGATATTCTTTACTTATTCGGGTATCGGCAATTTTATGACGTTGCGCAGCTATCGCTACAATAGATTCAAACTCTTTGGTTAATTCTTGGGCACGAATTACTTCTTCGTTACCTAGACGTGATTCAGGGATAATTGCTTGGTTTTTTAATATTTCAGTCTCATCTATATCAAGAAGCGTTATCAGCATATTTACTAATTCAGATGCAAGTGAGCCTTTTGGTAAAAAAAGTGCATCATAACGCCGATTAAGTACTTGAGCTAAATCTACATCTCCCCAATCAACACTTGAGATGCATACAATAGGCAAATGTTTATAGCCTAAATCATGACGTATCAAATGACAAAATTTAAATCCATCTATACCAGGTAATACAAGTTCAGTTAGCAATAGCCGAGGTATCGTTAATTTTAATTCAGCTAATGCTTCTTTGGCATTTGCAAAAACCCTAACTGTTAAACCGCAAGCTTTAGCAACAATAGTTAGTTCTTGACGAGTTGTCGTATCAGCATCTACAATTAGTATATCCGGGCTTGTTGCCATAATTAAGATAAACCTAAATTGCAAACTTCGTTTAGTAATATTATGAATATAATAAGAGCATTCTTAACTAATAAAAAACAACTTATTTTAATTTAGCTGCATATAATCGTTTACCCACCACATAAAAAATTGCAGAAATTACTACAAAAATTAAAGTGCTAATTGGTGCAAAAGAACAAACCGCATAATATCCCAGCAATGAAGGTTTGCTGGCGCCTGGAGAGGGGATAATTGTAATAACTGCAAGCAACATTGACGATACCGATAAAACCAAAAAGAATGTGTATATTTTGTTCTTGTTCATGGCTTTCTCGTAATAATTGACCGTACTACCTTACTTTACTTAGGTTTTAGGCACAGAGCAACATGCAATATTACTATAAAATACAAAAAAGCTTTGTTAAAAAATATATAGTAACTAGGTAATTAATATCTTATTACAATTTAAATGACATCTGATCCACTAAATATTACTAACGTTGACTTTAGCGAAAACTTAATACGTATTAGTCACAATGTACATTTGCGTGTATTAACTTGGCGTCCTAAAAATCCTAAAGGCCAACCTATTCTCTTTGTTGCCGGTTGGGTCAGCGCTGTCTCTGGATGGCTTGATTTGCTAAGTGTCTTAGTTACAGAACATGTTGTTTATTATCTTGAAACTAAAGAAAAAAGCTCAGCCGAACTAATCAACCCCCAAACCCAAGATTTTTATATACCCAAGCAAGCCCAAGAACTCATTCAAGCTGCATCAATTTTAAAACTTACACCTGATGATTTTATAATAATGGGAAGTAGCCTTGGAGCTAGTATCATTCTTGAAGCTCTAAAAAATCAGCAGCTAAAACCTCAATGTGCCTTTCTTATTGGCCCAACTTGTTATTTTAATTTTCCTTGGTGGACACCTCTTTTATTAAAACTTCCGGCTGTGACTTATAAGCTCATTAAACATCTAGCTTTATGGTACCTTCGCACTTTTAGAGTCGACGCAAAAGCCGAGCCAGAACAAATGCAACGCTACGAACAAACTCTTAAATTTGCTCACCCGCAGCGTATAAAAATGTCGGCAAAAGCCTTTGCTGGTTTCTCGGTTTGGCAAGATCTAAAAACCATTACCGCAAAAGTTGTGATATCCTATGCACTTAGTGATTCTCTACATGACGTAAGCACTATTAAGCGCTTAATCGATACTCTACCTCAGAGTGTAGCTGTGCCTTGCTCATCAAATAAACATATGCATTCTGCAGCACTTAAAGCTGAAATTAATAAATATGTTACCGAACTTTAAACAGCTAACACTTTAAGTAAGTGCATGACCGAGCTTACGCTTGCCATCAGCAAAAAGTACTTCAATACGCTGTTCCTCAACTTTAAGAACAACGCCTTTACCAAACTTGCTATGGTCAATAAGCGCCCCTAGCTTAAAGCTCTCTTTCATAGAATATGCAGAAAAAGCTTTATCAGTTTTACCCTCCATATGCTCATCCCACGATTTTTCTAGCTCGTGCTTTGATGTTTTTTTGTTAAAGCTAATGGGATTATCACCATACCGCCGTGATGAAGACCCGAAAGATTTGGCTCTAGATCGCTTCATCGACATAAGAACTCGCTTTAACGCATTTCGCTACATAGTGCACTAACTAAACGACAATAATTTGAAATTTTGCTTGACGACTGTACAACTTATAGACTTGGTAAATCATATGTTAATATTTCAACGCGAAATCACTATTAATACAACTGGTGCCAATTTCACCGATATTACCCATGAAGTTCAGAAAATCGTAGACCAAAGTAATATAAAAACGGGTTGTTGCATTATTTTTATTCGCCATACATCAGCAAGTTTAGTAATTCAAGAAAACGCTGACCGCGCAGTTTTGCGAGACCTAAATCATTGGCTTAGTGATTTAGCTCCAACTGAGCGAGATTGGGAACATAACGATGAGGGAGTGGATGATATGCCTGCCCACGCGCGTGCTGCCATAACACGTACTAGTGAAAATATTCCTATCGCTAATGGGCGACTTACTCTTGGTACCTGGCAGGGACTATATCTCTGGGAACATCGTCGCCGTCCCCATCAACGTCAACTTGTAATACATATTACCGGGATATAGGGGTTTCTCTAATTAAAGTAAAAAAAAACGCCAAATCCTGGTACTAACACAAGAAATGGATGTAGCTTATAGGTTTATATGATTTACGCTTTGCTAATTGCTACCTGTCTTCCAACGGTTGCTGCAGCTGATATTACTGATGCAACAGATGTACGTAGTGTATCACGTGGCGTCATAGCTGCACCTAACAACCCTGCTGCAGCTTCGTTAGTTAATGGATCTGAGTTTTCACTTCGCCATAGCCAGGCGTCGTCGGCTGATGAAAATAGACAATGGGGACTTTATGGTGTTTTTCCTATTGGGCCATTATCGCTACAATTAGGTTATGAATGGCTACATACTGATTTAATCAATCGTCGTGGTACTATTGGTATAGGATTCAATACTGATCAGAGCTTTGCTATTGGCCTAAACTATAACTATCTAATGCATGCAGGCGAAAGTGCTAATGTATTTAATGCCGCCATCATTACTGCCCCAGTTTCATGGCTCTCTTTATCATTTGGGCTTGAGCAATTAAATGAACCACAAATTGCTCATAAACGACTTGCGAGTGCAACATGGATGGGTTTGGGTATTCGTCCAATTAAAGGTACGCCGTGGCTTACCTTAGGCGCTGAAGCTTATATTCAACTTGTTTCAGATCAACGTATATTTACTACTCCACGATTACTTGCAGATTTTACCCCCACAGATGGGGTACATGCGCAACTTGCATATCAACCAGATAAACATGAAGTATGGTTAGGTATAGGAGTAGAACTTGCAAATAGCGCGGTAATGTTTAGAGCGGGTCGGCAAGTTGAGCATTATGGTAATAATATTCAAACAACAGGCATGTTAACCTGGCGTAGTAATCCAAGCCCAAACTTGCTGCCAACTAGTCATAGTAATGTAATAGTGCAACTAAGCGGAGACCTTAAGCCAAAAGCTAAATTATTTGAAGATGAGCCTTTAATATCTGATATTATATTACAATTATATCAGCTCGCTTATAATGATGCGGTTATTCAGGTTACGCTTGAAATAGGTACGCTTGATATTAAAACAGCAGATGTTGAAGAAATTCGTAATGCCATTTTTGCTTTGCGAGCCGCAGGAAAATATGTAGTTGCCGAATTAGCATTCGGTGATGAAAAAGAATATTTAATCGCTGCAGCCGCTGACAAAATTCGTTTTGACCCAGCAGCAAGCTTAACTCTAAATGGTTATTCCGTAACTCTTTTATATTTCGCCAATGCTTTAGATAAAATTGGTATACGTTTTAATGCTGTTGCTATTGGTCGTTATAAGACTGGTCCTGATTCTTTAACTAGAGCTGAGTCGCAACAAGTTGAA
Proteins encoded:
- the sppA gene encoding signal peptide peptidase SppA, yielding MIYALLIATCLPTVAAADITDATDVRSVSRGVIAAPNNPAAASLVNGSEFSLRHSQASSADENRQWGLYGVFPIGPLSLQLGYEWLHTDLINRRGTIGIGFNTDQSFAIGLNYNYLMHAGESANVFNAAIITAPVSWLSLSFGLEQLNEPQIAHKRLASATWMGLGIRPIKGTPWLTLGAEAYIQLVSDQRIFTTPRLLADFTPTDGVHAQLAYQPDKHEVWLGIGVELANSAVMFRAGRQVEHYGNNIQTTGMLTWRSNPSPNLLPTSHSNVIVQLSGDLKPKAKLFEDEPLISDIILQLYQLAYNDAVIQVTLEIGTLDIKTADVEEIRNAIFALRAAGKYVVAELAFGDEKEYLIAAAADKIRFDPAASLTLNGYSVTLLYFANALDKIGIRFNAVAIGRYKTGPDSLTRAESQQVEKEIIDRILSQLYHQFIASLVNDRHLDFTTIQNIIQQGTITAEQALQFKLVDELSQPTDPSMLPQVRNNGTLLADSLKAAQHLAQHWGQAPVILIIPIVGNITANGIASLFPGDSANAQNIIQQLESARLDSTVKAVVLRIDSPGGEVFAAELIWRAVRLLADTKPVIVSMGSVAASGGYYIATPAHAIIANASTITGSIGIYMIKPDLSGLLALSGINAETRKIGPQADTDSIYKPMADAERASLKTLLAKEYETFIGRVAAGRKLPINQVKKIAEGNVYTGEHALQLGLVDAIGNLSHAVVEACLRAGIDPMSDIEVRIATQNNSFWQLVLAFDKVLKVVPNPFAAILNKLNNISEAPIARMPFEVLVTP
- a CDS encoding PilZ domain-containing protein, with product MATSPDILIVDADTTTRQELTIVAKACGLTVRVFANAKEALAELKLTIPRLLLTELVLPGIDGFKFCHLIRHDLGYKHLPIVCISSVDWGDVDLAQVLNRRYDALFLPKGSLASELVNMLITLLDIDETEILKNQAIIPESRLGNEEVIRAQELTKEFESIVAIAAQRHKIADTRISKEYRVRYQNLGQFVQEHTGNISRGGAFIYSENPPSLNTIISVAMEIPLLENSLHLNARVVHHCNGPNGSHSGFGVEFIDLSKKDRFALDTLITQLRQMQQRGSKESNINWIVLCGLKVEPFINHPTFVGRKEFEFISCESLIDAMDILTIRDVRTCIVGEPALAIHEPFAALERLGSVLRPGAQRILITNRQDLHEALTRGLCENIIDSSQNIDYLICHIDCCHDIPMRKSIRVSYDAPVNIVYKGQAKKARLRDISCGGARLVIVGTLEKDTKITIAFRLKDQIEIICQALVAWSTPDYNNSSEIGVTFTDLDEASITAIRDFVQNHIQE
- a CDS encoding serine hydrolase encodes the protein MKDFLNNPEFIDTLIPVSTPVAEGISPEIIQSIITEIETRKLQVHSLLIIKNGKRVCEQYGIDKNQQLTPNDKHVLYSTTKTFTSMLIGLCINDGFIKSVDQRILDFFDINEITKPSSKKNNITIKHLLTMHSGLKYLEGTAADFKVFSEACSACKFLSRSMVAEPGIKWNYSTADSQILAEIIRRATGVTPFDYANEKIFKPLNITDITWDTDASGTHWGGIGLYLRPRDLARFGLMLINEGKFANQQIIPSAWIKNATTPQVTATSGWDVGVQYGYHCWVPPFGGFATQGYMGQNMYVLKERNLIVVFTAELSPPKTANTILAKFVQKLLN
- a CDS encoding YjbQ family protein; protein product: MLIFQREITINTTGANFTDITHEVQKIVDQSNIKTGCCIIFIRHTSASLVIQENADRAVLRDLNHWLSDLAPTERDWEHNDEGVDDMPAHARAAITRTSENIPIANGRLTLGTWQGLYLWEHRRRPHQRQLVIHITGI
- a CDS encoding alpha/beta hydrolase → MTSDPLNITNVDFSENLIRISHNVHLRVLTWRPKNPKGQPILFVAGWVSAVSGWLDLLSVLVTEHVVYYLETKEKSSAELINPQTQDFYIPKQAQELIQAASILKLTPDDFIIMGSSLGASIILEALKNQQLKPQCAFLIGPTCYFNFPWWTPLLLKLPAVTYKLIKHLALWYLRTFRVDAKAEPEQMQRYEQTLKFAHPQRIKMSAKAFAGFSVWQDLKTITAKVVISYALSDSLHDVSTIKRLIDTLPQSVAVPCSSNKHMHSAALKAEINKYVTEL